Proteins from one Triticum aestivum cultivar Chinese Spring chromosome 7A, IWGSC CS RefSeq v2.1, whole genome shotgun sequence genomic window:
- the LOC123149046 gene encoding uncharacterized protein yields MAGYCPAPPQSTVLMEQLQDFMRNASAECLNSNWIVHNTPRHLSVSGLQIRNQFLAPVDLQHEMATLLFRRCIKIFMEENPDRPYMSFPHILDNGLAVLVLAGMDFIHLIQIQEQFVGQHILYPLHTCQNFYVPVPTPHGWSLYLWDMVATEVHVLDPLSGPSGCTPEVRAMHEAAVSILHDGLFKCISEFFSGWPVSKENWTTKYPRVADTLFSREDSAVCVLHLLRFYNGSKGTVPLTKNNIDRMRLHLFHETFKLQGNKSSVPPDVMWNILAPDDIADETSVVAT; encoded by the exons ATGGCAGGCTATTGTCCTGCTCCCCCGCAGTCTACTGTTCTTATGGAGCAGCTCCAAGATTTCATGCGCAATGCTAGCGCGGAATGTTTGAACAG CAATTGGATAGTCCACAACACTCCTCGTCACCTCTCCGTGTCTGGTCTGCAAATCAGGAATCAGTTCCTTGCCCCTGTCGATCTTCAGCATGAAATGGCTACTCTCCTGTTTCGACGCTGCATTAAGATTTTCATGGAAGAAAACCCAGATCGTCCATACATGAGCTTTCCTCACATATTGGACAATGGCTTGGCG GTGTTAGTTCTTGCTGGTATGGATTTCATCCACCTGATCCAAATACAAGAGCAGTTTGTTGGACAACACATTCTCTACCCCCTGCACACTTGCCAGAAC TTTTATGTTCCAGTGCCAACACCACATGGCTGGTCACTCTATTTATGGGACATGGTTGCAACTGAAGTACATGTACTAGACCCTCTCTCTGGTCCTAGTGGGTGCACTCCCGAAGTTCGAGCTATGCACGAAGCTGCAGTCTCCATATTGCACGACGGTTTGTTCAAGTGTATATCAGAGTTTTTCTCGGGATGGCCTGTGAGTAAAGAAAATTGGACCACTAAGTACCCTCGAGTGGCTGACACTCTTTTCTCTAG GGAAGATTCTGCAGTATGTGTCCTTCATCTTCTTCGATTCTACAATGGCAGCAAGGGAACCGTGCCACTAACTAAG aACAATATTGACAGGATGCGCCTTCATTTATTCCATGAAACCTTCAAGTTACAAGGCAACAAATCTTCTGTGCCACCAGACGTGATGTGGAACATCTTAGCGCCTGACGACATAGCTGATGAAACATCCGTAGTTGCAACTTAA